Proteins encoded within one genomic window of Humulus lupulus chromosome 1, drHumLupu1.1, whole genome shotgun sequence:
- the LOC133791716 gene encoding uncharacterized protein LOC133791716 — METLVVVAQHRNQYCSRVKSQGPVRYGSSPSRCFGGINCRSFQSAAGILPSPWMANCSPGSKEACSPKTPSPCVNSGSESKMRSRITVKSAPIAIDARVSNKKKYFSEEADESFSFSELWAGPAYSNSPPPSSLPIPKFSIQPKRTVSLELPGSSPDYDMHPIAKSAPASPTREHSPFTRDIFHGADSATETLRRILNLDIHDE, encoded by the coding sequence ATGGAGACGCTTGTTGTTGTAGCACAGCATAGGAATCAGTATTGCAGCCGGGTTAAGTCACAAGGGCCTGTGCGGTATGGTTCATCACCGTCCAGATGCTTTGGTGGGATCAATTGCCGTAGTTTCCAATCTGCGGCTGGTATACTTCCATCCCCATGGATGGCTAACTGTAGTCCTGGATCCAAAGAGGCTTGTTCTCCGAAAACACCTTCACCTTGTGTTAATTCAGGCTCTGAGAGCAAAATGCGCAGTAGAATAACTGTAAAAAGTGCTCCAATTGCTATTGATGCTAGAGTTTCCAACAAGAAGAAATACTTTAGCGAAGAAGCTGATGAAAGCTTTTCTTTTTCTGAGCTTTGGGCTGGACCTGCCTACTCAAACTCACCACCCCCAAGCTCTTTACCTATTCCAAAGTTCTCTATCCAACCAAAGAGAACTGTTTCTTTAGAATTGCCTGGCTCCTCTCCTGATTATGATATGCACCCAATTGCCAAGTCGGCGCCTGCCTCCCCGACTAGAGAGCATAGCCCTTTTACCAGAGATATCTTCCATGGTGCTGACTCTGCGACTGAAACCCTGCGTCGCATTCTTAATCTTGACATCCATGATGAATGA